Genomic window (Megamonas funiformis):
TTTCTTTGGCTCGAAATATTCCTTTAACAAAAATCAATAAAGGGCAATATCCACTTTCTGAAATGTACGGCATTATCAAACCTGAATATTCCATGCATGATGATACAAATACAGATTTACTCACTGAGATTGCTTCTTTTGATAAAATTATTATCGCAGGTGAAGCAAAATCTCACTGCGTACTTGAAAGCGTCCGCCAAATCTGCGAATATTATTTCGACAAATTAGAGATAACACGCAAAATATATGTACTCACTGATTGCATGAGTGATATTCAAGGCTTCGAACAATACAGTGAAACTAGATATAATATTTTAGCCAACAAATATAAAATCAATCTCGTAAAATCTACCGATAATTTTCTCTAACAAAAAAGCGACTTTAATTAAAAAATTAAAGTCGCTCTTTTTATTATTTATTTATTACTTTTTTATTTGGACTTACAAACATCATGATGAACATAATTATTAATGTCAACATAATGGCTGTTGATTGAGCATTTAAAATCCAAATGCCTTTATTGCCATTAAATAAATCTAATCCTACAGTAACTATAATCCCCACTATTGTAGAAATTATAGCAGCTGAAGCACTACTGCGTTTTGTAAATAAACCGAATAATAATGGTGCTGTAATGGATACAGACATCAAGGAATAGAAAATAGATAATGCCGAAATTACATTCGGTAAAACAATCGCAAGACCAATACCGATAATACCTGCCATTACAGTTACAAATCTACTGCCTTTGATCAAGCTTTCATCAGAAACATTAGGATTGATAAAGGATTTATATAAGTCTTTCGTAAAAGATGTTGTTATCATATATAAAACTGCATCTGCTGCACTGATTTCCGCCGAGAAAATAGCTGCCAAAGCTAAAGCTGAAGCCCAAAATGGCATACATTCTTTCATTACATAAGGAAGTGCTAAATCCTGCTGTGGTAAATCTGGGGCAATAGCATAAGCTGCCATACCTAAAGTAACAGGAATGATGGAAAATAATAACATGACTAAACCACAAGCAAATGTACTAATGCGTACTGTATTTTTATCTCTTGCACTATACACTTTACCAATAAGCGCTGGAGATAAGAAAAATGATGGCATTAACATCAAGAAAAAGCCCATGATTACAGTATTACCTAAACCATCAAAACTAAAATAAGCTGTTGATTTTGCTACATCAGCCATATTAGCTACTACTTTTGCCTGTAAACCATCAAGACCACCAACAAAAGATAATACAAGTGGTACAGCTACGATAAAGCCGACTAATTTTACTCCAGCTTCAATTAAATTTGCGTAAACAGCTGATAAAAATCCACCTGCACAAAAATATAAAACGACTACAACAGAAGCGATTAAAACACCTGTAGTTTTATCAATTTCTGCTACTACAGATAATATCCAAGCAATACCCATCAATTGACCAGCAAAAATAGCTAAAGTGCCAATTGCCATCATCAATGATATAAGACCTCTAAAATAACGATTATAGCGATATTCTAAATAATCACCTAAAGTATAAAAACCATGATTTTTGGCTATTTCCCAAATTTTAGGGCCAATGACAAATGCCAAAATAAATGTACCCACAGCTGAAGCGATAATCCACCATGCAGCAGAGATACCTGATGTAAAGCCCATACCTGCTACGCCAACGGTTGAGCCTGCACCAATATTTGGTGCTACCAAAGTGATGAATAATAAAAATGGTGCCATTTTACGTCCACCAACAAAGAAATCATCTGCTCCTTTTACTTTTCGTGATATTATCACACCAACAGCGATTAATAACACAGCATAAAGGGCAATTACCATAAGATACCAGTTCATTATAAGCCTCCACTCTTTCGCCTAAGTCAATAACCTAAAAATCAAGGTTTATTGCTATTTGCAGACAAAAACATTCCTCAAAAATCAACTGCAAATTAATTGTCAGTTGTTCTTGCCAAGACTATAGCTTATTTATTATAGTATAGACAATATTAAAATACAAATATAAATGTGGTGATATCATGGAACGTTTACAGATAAAAAATGATATTGAAGGTATGCAAGAAGCACTAATTGAAGCTAAAAAAGCTTTTGCTATCGGTGAAATTCCTATAGGAGCTATAATCTGTGATGATAAGGGCAATATCATCGCTCGCGGTCATAATCTTCGCGAAAAAACATTTGATGCGACAGCTCATGCAGAAATTGTAGCTATTCGCAAAGCTTGCACTAAACTTCAAAATTGGCGACTTTCTGATTTAACTTTATATGTAACAATTGAGCCATGCCCTATGTGTGCTGGCGCTATCTTCTCTAGTAGATTAAAGCGCTTAGTCTACGGTGCTACTGATTGGCGCGCTGGTGGTTGTGAATCTGTATTTAATATCGTAAATAATCATTGGCTAAATCATCAAACGCAAATACGAGCTGGCGTACTCGAAGATGAATGCTCTTTACTAGTAAAAAAATTCTTTCAAACTAGACGTCAAAATCACAATTGAGGTTTCTCTAGCAAACAAAATTTTATTTTTAGAAAAATTTTACAAAATTAAAGGGATTTTCACTTTTTTTAGCGAAATAAAATATACATACAAATAGTTCAAGAATTAGGTGGTAATATATGCCAAATATACAACAAATTGTCGTTCCTATAAATGGCACAGCAGAATCATTCAAAGCTTTATCTTTAGCTTCAGATTTAGCAAAAATATACCAAGCACAGATTTGTTTATTATTAGTTACATACTTTTCCACAGAAACTGATGATAAATCAACATATTCTTCTTGGTTAGCCACTCCGTTGACTGGTTCAGTTTCTCGTTATGCTGAAAGTGTTTTTCTTAGGGCAAAAGATTTATTGCCTGCAAATATTGATATCAGCACACATCATTTAAGTGGACAACCTGCTTCAAAAATTTTAGAATTTACCAAAGCTCATAATACAGATTTAATCATCATGGGTTGCCGTAAATTGAATTTATTTAGCAGTATTTTAAATGGTAGTACAAGTCGCCAAATTCTTGAAAAATCAACTTGTCCTGTAATCATTGTAAAATAATCTTTGGAGGGATTCCTTATGACAGATATTAAACGTATTTTAGTACCAGTAGATGGCTCTGAAACTTCTGATAGAGCTATTGAAGAAGCTATTAAAATTGCCGAAGTATATAATTCAGATATTCACATTCTTTATGTAGCAAATATCAACCAACTAGCAATCAATGCTTGCCTCTCTGATGCAATCTTAGAAGCAGTAACAAAAGCTGGTAATGAAATACTAGAAAAAGCTGCTAATAAAGTTCCTGAAAAAATCAATGTAATTACAACTTCAGAAACTGGTTCTCCATCTGTTACTATCACAGATTTTGCTGATGAAATCAAAGCTGACTTAGTAGTAATTGGCAGTCGTGGACTTGGTCTTGTAAAAGGTGTACTTTTAGGCTCTGTAAGCCAATATGTAGTAGAACATGCTCCATGTCCTGCTTTAGTTGTAAAATAAAATATAAATATGAAAAGAGCCTATATATAGGCTCTTTTTTTTAATCTAAAGTTAATTAAATTTTAATATGATTATTTTTTTTCAATGATATACTAAATGTACAAATAAAAAACATGCGATATTTATATAAATCAATAGCCGAAAGGGTGTGTATCTCATGAAAGCTACTTTAAAGAAAAAACTTACAGCTGCTATTTTAGCTGGCTGTAGTACATTTATATTAAGTGGTGTAGCTTTAGCTAATCCTCCGCAACTACCACCGCCTCCATCTAGACCATTTGTACACAACGAAGAAGTACAAAATTATTGCACACAATTTGAAAGTGATTATTCTTGGATGTATCTATCTACTCGTAAAGATGCTGCAAAAGATTTTGTGTCTGTAGATAAAGCCTTAGAACGCAATACTATTTCCACTAATCAAGCTACTAAATTGAAAAAAGAAATCATCAGTTTTTATAAAGACAGACAAAAATATGAAGATAAAGCTCGTAAATTAGACCGCAGAGATGCTAGAGAATATCGTCAAGAAAATCGTGAACATTTCTCCTTACGTGCTAATATAGCAGATATCTCCGAAAGCACTACTATCCCTGTAGATACATTAAAACGCATTTTATTTAAACCAAACCCTAAAGCACCTAAAGATCGTGATGATTTATCCGAAAGACTCGCTAAATTCACTAATCAATTAGTAGTTGAAGGCAAAATCACTCAACAAGAAGTAGATATTCTCGATGAATATATGCAATCCGGTAGAGATAAATTAGCTAATATGACTAAAGAGGAACGTCATGAATATTTAGACGATTATCGTCAATTAACTGATGAACAGCGTTTAGCTAAAATTTCTGAAGGAACAGGTATCTCCACAGAAAGACTACAAGAAATCTTTTCTACTTTCAAAGATGCTGTAAAAAATAAATTACAACATAAAATTCAAGATTAAATAAAAAAGCCTAGAGAATTCTAATCTCTAGGCTTTTTCATTAAAATTATATAACTATTATAGATATCTAATATACACATATATACTTGCTACAATAATAGATAAAATCATGAGTGGAAAAGCTATTTTCAAATAGCTGATAAAGGATAATTTTTCACCATGAGCACTTGCCATACCTGCTACTACTACATTGGCACTTGCACCAATAAGTGTACCATTACCACCAAGACAAGCACCTAAAGACAATGCCCACCAAAGTGGTTCAAGATTAGTCATACCCATAGCGCCCATTTCCTTAATCATAGGAATAAGCGTAGCTACAAAAGGAATGTTATCAATAAATGCTGAAGCAATAGCACTGAGCCATAAGATAAGCATTGTGGAAGCTGTAACATTTCCAGATGTTATTTTTATAGCTTCTGCTGCCATAGCCTTGATAACGCCAGTTTCTACTAAACCGCCAACTAAAATAAACAAACCAACAAAGAAGAAAATAGCAAGCCATTCCAAACGACTTAAGATATTGGCAATTCTTTTTTCACGTCTACTTACAGTGATTAACATCAATAAAGATGCGCCTGCCAGAGCTACTGTTGCTGATTCTAAACCAAGTTGAGAATGGAACATAAAAGTAATGATAGTCAAGAATAACACTGTTAAACATTTTTTCAATAACAATGTATCTTTTAATTCTTCTTTTTCATTCATTCCCATTACTTGTTCTTGTAATGCAGTTGTAGTATGCAATTTTTTATGATATATAGCAATTATTATGGCTATAGTGATAGCAAAAATAACTATACAAATATCACCTAAATTAGTCAAAAATGCCATAAAATCCATTTCAGGAACAGCACTACCGATCATAATATTTGGTGGGTCACCGATAAGTGTTGCTGTACCACCGATATTAGAAGACATAATCTGTGCAATCAAAAATGGCTGTACTGGTATTTTTAGCTGTGCTGTAATACTAAAAGTTACAGGTACTGTCAATAGAACAGTAGTTACATTGTCTAAAAAAGCAGAACAAACAGCTGTAAGTGCAGATAATGCTACTAATAATTTCACTGGGTTGGCTTTTACTTTTTTTGCTGCCCAAATAGCCAAATAATTAAACAATCCTGTTTCACTGGTAATATTAACCATAATCATCATACCAGTAAGCAAACCAATCGTATTAAAATCAATGTGATGGATTGCTTGGTCTTGTGATAATATGCCCATAATAATCATAACCATAGCACCTGTCAAAGCCACTATAGTACGATGTATTTTCTCTGAAATAATCAACATATAGGCAATGACAAATACAGCTATAGCTATATAAGCACTACTATCCATCAATAATCACTTTCTTTCCTAAAAGATATTTATAATCATTTAAAATCTATTTAAATAAATTTTAAATATTATACATACTAATAGCTAAATCACTTAAATATGATTTATAAAATTTCATCTTATTATTTTGTATATAAAATCTAGGTACACGACGAGAAATCATGCAAGTTATTTCATAATTTATAGTTCCCAATTTTTCAGCCAATTCATCAGCTAAAATACATTCATCACCTTGTTTACCAAAGAGAACTACTTCATCGCCTACTTGTACATTTTCGATATCTGTAACATCAACCATGCACTGGTCCATGCAGATATTACCTACTACTTTTGCACGCTTACCATGTATCAATACTTCTGCTTTTCCAGATAATAATCTAGTATAGCCATCAGCATAACCTACAGGTATAGTGGCAATCACGCGAGTATCTTTAGCTATAAATTTATGACCATAACTTACACCTTCGCCAGCATGTATAGTTTTTACATGTGTTACTTCACATTTAAAACTCATAGCTGGTTTTAAGCCAGTATTGCTGATATCAACTTCATCTGATGGTGCCATGCCATATAATATCACTCCAGCACGTACCATATCATAATGATATTCTGGTAAATCAATAATAGTAGCACTATTAGCACAATGATATACATTGGCCTTCACTCCAGCTTTGGCCACTTCATCACAAACCCATTTAAAACGTTTATATTGAGTATGTGTAAAAGTTTTATCTGCACAATCAGCTAAACAAAAATGAGTGAACATACCTTCTATTTTTACATTAGGTAACTTACTTATTTTTACAATTTCTTCTACAGCTTCTTTTGTTGGTTGATAGCCAATGCGTTGCATACCGCTATCTATAGCTATATGAAATACCACTTCACTTTGTTGTTTTACAGCTTCCTCAGAAAAAAGTCTTGCCTGTTCATAATCAAAGATACATACATCAATTCCATAAGCAATAGCTTCACTAGCTCTCACTGGATTTGTATAACCCAAGATAAAAATAGGAGCTATAATACCTTGATGACGAAGTTCTAGCCCTTCATCTAAACGTGCTACAGCCAATCTATCAGCACCATTTTCCAATAAAGTTTTAGCTAAAGTTACAGAACCATGACCATAAGCATCTGCTTTGATTACAGCTGCCACTTCTTTTGATTTTGCCATCTTTCGTATAATTTGCATATTCTGTGCAATTACATCTAAATCAATTTCTGTCCACAATAATCTTATCATTTCGGACTCCACAATCTATTCGCTTCCATTCTTAATCATTCTAGTACATTTCAATTTACAAATACTATTTTTTAATTTGCTTCATAACGACGAATACGCAAATTCAAGCTATATTCTTCACAAACCTTTTTACAAGCATTGATTTCATCTTCGCCGATAATATCCACTATAGTTACTACTACATTTGGAATATAATTTTTGCAATCCACTGCAAAATCAAGCATAGCTTTATAAGATTTTATGCCAAAACGACTGCGTGTAACTTCTAAATATTTTTCTGACGTAGATTCATTCAAACTAATAGAAATGGTATTTAATAAGCCTTTAAATAACATAGCTGTTTTTTTACCATATTCTAAATCGCTTAAACCATTTGTATTCATTCTAACTTTAAATTTAGGATATGTTTGATGGATAAAAGTCAATAATTTTACCAAGTCATCTAAACGCATAGTTGGCTCACCAAAACCACAGATGACGATATCTGCTACATTTTCCATAGGTGCATTCAAAAATGCTTGTTTAATCTCTTCTAAAGAAGGTTCGCCATCTTTTAACCATAACTTATGGTCATTCTTTAAATGACGCAAACAAAATGTGCAATTACAATTACATCTATTGGTAAAATTTACATACATATTGAATTTTTCTTTAGGAAATAATTTAACTTTTTCACTAAAATCAATATATCCATTATTATGTAATGTATATAATATCATTTAATCACCTTTTCCTTGTTACAATATAACATAAAAATTATAGCCTTTTAGCTTCTAAACTTCAATATAAAATCATATTTATAATTGACATACTCCCCATGCCTAAATGCAGGGGATTCTTGGATACAAACGATACTTGCCTACTAAAATAGCAGGTCTTACTATATCTCTCCAAAGAAGGTTGATGCCCCAACCTTCCATATATTTATAGCAGCATTTCTATCTCTATCGTGGCTGGTTTTGCACTTTGCGCAAATCCACTCACGAACTGCCCAATTTTTAGTTTCAGGATTTTTTGTACCACAAACATGGCAAATTTGCGAACTTGGATAGTATCTATCTATCTTTTGCACTATTGAGCCAATTTCTCTCGCTTTATATTCAAGAATTTTTATAAATTCACTAAATCCATAGTCAGATATTTTTCTACCCCAACGTTTTTGCATTCCTTTTATATTCAAATCTTCTATGCAGATTAAAGCATATTCACTACAAATTTTATTTGCTAATTTAAAATGAAAATCTTTACGTTGATTAGATATTTTCTTATGCAATCTGGCAAGAGCTATTTTTGCTAATCTACGATGATTAGAAGTCTTCTTTTTTCTAGATAATATTCTATTAGCTTTTTTTATATCATTAGCATTTTGTTTAAAAAATAAAGGTGCTTTTATATCTTCATTATCCGATGCAGTTAAAAACTGTTTAAGTCCAAAGTCATAGCCGACGCTTTTACCTGTTCTTGCTAAAACTTTATTCTCGTTAGTTTCACAAACAAAATAAAGATATATATCACCTAAAGTATCACGTTTAATTGTTATTGTTTTAACTATTCCTTCAATATCTCTACTTTTAAAATATTTGTATTTTTGTTTATTAATTTCTATAATATTACCCTTTAAAAGCTTCCAACCAGCTTGCTTGAGCGTGAATGATTTATATTTTCGTATCTTTTTAAAAGATGGTGGTGCTGTACGAATTTTATGTTTTAAATTTCTAAAAAACGATTTATAAGCACGGTCTATTCTTTGAGTTATATCTTGAATAGCTTGCGAACCTACTTCTTTAAAATAGCTAAATTTACCTATTTTCTTAAGTTTAGTTAAATGTTTTTGAAGCTTATAGATATTAAGAGATTTTTTAAATAAACGATAATATCTTTTATGCAAAGCAATACAGTGATTGTAGATAATTCCAGCTATATTAATAACTTTATGAAGTTTTTTATTCCTTTTTGCCTTATACAATTTAAAACAATATGTCTTCACTACAATCACCTGCCTTTTTATCATTTATTTATTCTGAACGCTTTTGACTTTCTATATACTGTTTAATAATTGATATTGGTGCTCCACCAACTGTAGATACAAAATATGAATTTGTCCACAATGTTGGTAGCCTTGATTTTAACCATGAAAATTCTTCTCGAAGTATTCTTGAAGATATTCCTTTTATTCGTTTAACAACTTTATGTATACCAAATTGTGGAGCAACTTCTAAAAGCAAATGAACATGGTCTGGCATTACTTCCATCTCGATTAAATCGACGTGAAGCTCCTGACAAATATTATTAATCAACTCCTTTAATCGTTCATCAACACCATTGTTCAACACTTTTCTACGATATTTAGGACAAAATACTACATGATATTTACAAAAATATACTATATTATTATTTGATTTATATTTCATAAAAGTATTATATAACTATTAAAAATATAATACAATAAAAAACAATGATATCGAATCATTGTTTTTTAGCGAGCTTATATCCCCATAAATAAATTTAGGGGCTTTACGCTCGCATTTGGTAATAAATAAGCTTTAATTCTACCAACTACATTGTTTAGTAAAATTAAAGCTTATTTTTGTACGCTATTATTTTAAATCAGTTAAATATTCTTCAAAACATAGGCCATAATTCCATGGCACATTTAAAGAATTAGTATATGCCATTGCTTTTCCTACAAAATCAGCTGCTTTTTGCACTGCTTTCGGTAAAGCTTCTTCACGAACTAAACAAGCTGTCAAGATAGCCACAAAAGCATCTCCTGTACCTGAATGTTCTTCTGGTATGCGATTATTCTCTTGCATACATGGATTTTTACCTTGCTCATAAATATAATTATAAACTTTGTCAGCTGTTTCATTGACAAGACCTGTGATTACAATTTGCTTTACGCCTTTAGTAGCTATAGCTTGTGCCATTTTTAATAACTCAGCTTCAGTTGGCATTTTATCTGGATATTCTATATCCAATAATTGACAAACCTCCGTTAAATTCGGCGTTAAAACATCAGCCACATTCAATAATTGTCGCATCTTTAAACAAAGTTCTTCATTATAAGAAGAATACAATTTTCCGCCATCGCCCATCACTGGGTCAACGACAAACAAAGTATTTTCTTTTTTAAAGCGTCTTGCAAATTCTAATACAAGTTCAATCTGGTCTTTAGAACCTAAAAAACCTGTCAAAATACCATCAAATTCTAAATTCAAAGCTTGCCAATTATCCATATGAGCTTTCATATGACGAGTATAATCGTCCATATAATGTACAGGAAAACCAGTATGCGCTGCTAAAATTGCAGTAGGAAGCGGACAAGCTTGTATCTTTAAAGCTGAAATCAACGGCAATTGTACTGTTACAGAACAGCGACCAAAACCTGTTATATCATTTATTAAAGCAATTCTTTTTTGTTTATTCACTTACTCTAAAACAGCTCCTGTGCTAGCAGATGTTGTAAGTTTTGCATAACGGGAAAGATATCCTGTTTTTACCTTTGGTTCAGGTTTTACCCAGTTAGCTTTACGTTTAGCCATTTCTTCATCGCTGATTAATACATTTAATTTACGATTTGGAATATCGATATCAATGATATCACCATCTTCAAGATATGCGATTGGACCGCCAGCCATAGCTTCTGGAGATACGTGACCGATACAAGCACCACGAGTAGCACCAGAGAAACGACCATCTGTGATAAGAGCTACTTTTAAGCCCATACCTGCGATAACAGCAGTTGGATTGAGCATTTCACGCATACCAGGGCCACCTTTTGGACCTTCATAGCGGATTACTACTACATCGCCATCTTTGATTTTGCCACCAGTAATAGCTTCGATAGCTTCTTCTTCAGAATTAAAGCATTTTGCTGTACCTTTATAGCAAAGCATATCTTCTGTTACTGCACTAGCTTTTACTACTGCATAATCTGGAGCTAAATTACCTTGTAATATAGCGATACCACCTGTTGGACGATATGGTGCTTCTACTGTTTTGATTACATCAGCACGCTGAATTTCGCTATTTTTTATTCTATCTTCAACAGTTCCTGTTACTGTGAGTGCGTCTAAATGAATAAGACCTTTTTTGCTGAGTTCATGCATTACTGCACAAACACCGCCAGCTTCATTTAAATCTTGCATATGATGAGTACCAGCTGGACTTAATTTTGTGATATAAGGTGTTTTTGCACTGATTTCATCAAATAATGGAGCTGGAAGTTTAATACCTGCTTCATGTGCAATTGCTGTAAGATGAAGTACAGTATTAGAAGAACCACCAATACCCATATCTACAGTGATTGCATTTTCAAATGCTTTTTGAGTTAAAATATCACGAGGTTTAATATCTTTTGCAATTAAATCCATGATTACATGACCAGCTTGTTTTGCAAGTGAAATTCTAGCACCAGTATAAGCAGCTGGAATTGTACCATTGCCAGGAAGTCCCATACCTAATACTTCTGTTAAAGTATTCATTGTATTAGCTGTAAATAATCCAGAGCAAGAACCGCAACCTGGGCAAGCTTTTGCTTCTAAATCATACATTTCATCTTCTGTGATTTTGCCAGCTGTAAATTTACCAGCAGCTTCAAAAGTTGTGCTTACACTGACATCTTTACCTTGATAACGACCAGCAAGCATAGGACCACCACTTACTACTACGCAAGGAATATTCAAACGAGCAGCCGCCATGAGCATACCTGGAACGATTTTATCGCAGTTTGGAATAAGTACCAAACCATCAAAAGCATGAGCTGTTGCTACAGCTTCGATAGAATCAGCAATTAATTCACGACTAGCCAAGGAGAATTTCATACCAGGGTGTCCCATAGCAATACCATCGCATACACCAATAGCTGGGAATTCAATAGGTGTACCGCCAGCAGCAGCTACGCCGAGTTTTGCTGCATCAGCGATTGTACGTAAATGAATATGACCTGGAATTATTTCATTAAATGCATTTACAATACCAACTAATGGTTTTTTCAAATCTTCTGGGCCATATCCCATAGCATTAAATAAAGCACGATGTGCTGAACGAGTTGCACCTTTTTTTACTAAATCACTTCTCATGAACAAACCACCTTTTCTATCTACATATAATATATAAACAATAAATTTATTATACTAACATATTAATCATATATACAAATAAATTTCTTTTAATCCATGCGATTAACTGCACTGATTAAAGCTTTTATGGAAGCAGTGATGATATCTGTATCCATACCAGCACCCCAGTATGTTTTACCATTTTCTGCTGTAATACCTACGTATGCCATAGCTCTTGAAGTAGCACCGATTTCCATAGCATGTTCACTATAAATCAAATTATCATATTTGATGCCAAATTCTTTTTGTATAGCATTACTTGCAGCATCAAAGCGACCATTACCCTGTGTTTCTACTACAACTTCATAACCATGTTCCATCAAATGTACATTACCTTTAAATGTGCCATCTGCTTGTTTATTCAAGACAAAATCAATCAATTTATATGGTTCTTCAACATTTACATAATTGTCTTGGAAAATCTGATAAATTTCTTCTGGCATAAGTTCTTTATGTTTATGGTCAGATACACCTTTTACGCAATAACCGAAGTCTTCACGCA
Coding sequences:
- the ilvD gene encoding dihydroxy-acid dehydratase, whose protein sequence is MRSDLVKKGATRSAHRALFNAMGYGPEDLKKPLVGIVNAFNEIIPGHIHLRTIADAAKLGVAAAGGTPIEFPAIGVCDGIAMGHPGMKFSLASRELIADSIEAVATAHAFDGLVLIPNCDKIVPGMLMAAARLNIPCVVVSGGPMLAGRYQGKDVSVSTTFEAAGKFTAGKITEDEMYDLEAKACPGCGSCSGLFTANTMNTLTEVLGMGLPGNGTIPAAYTGARISLAKQAGHVIMDLIAKDIKPRDILTQKAFENAITVDMGIGGSSNTVLHLTAIAHEAGIKLPAPLFDEISAKTPYITKLSPAGTHHMQDLNEAGGVCAVMHELSKKGLIHLDALTVTGTVEDRIKNSEIQRADVIKTVEAPYRPTGGIAILQGNLAPDYAVVKASAVTEDMLCYKGTAKCFNSEEEAIEAITGGKIKDGDVVVIRYEGPKGGPGMREMLNPTAVIAGMGLKVALITDGRFSGATRGACIGHVSPEAMAGGPIAYLEDGDIIDIDIPNRKLNVLISDEEMAKRKANWVKPEPKVKTGYLSRYAKLTTSASTGAVLE